CTCCTTTGTCTTTCCGGCCTCCGGTTTTTCATTCTGAATGGTTGAAATGATAAATTCTTCATCGATTTCGTCCGGATTGTATTTTTTTCGTGCCATGTCGTTTATTGCTTAATGGTTTCTAGGATTTCATCAGCCAGCGCAATCAGGTTGCTTCCTTTTAAAAGACTGTTGTGAGCAGGAAAAAGTGTTGAGCGAAATACAGGCTTGTGGCCGGAAGTCAGTTCCCTGCGAAAACGTTTTGAATCGGGCACAAATGTTTTTAGAATATTTAAGCCTAACTCGCCGATTACATTTTCATACACATCATACAGTTCGTTTTTCTCCCTACCATCAACCATATTCCAAATCAGGTACAAACCTTTGATATCACTTTTCCCTACACTAATCAGATTTTCATTCAACATGGTGGCAAATTTCAGCGTGCTTTCCATAACCACACGGTCGGCACTTACCGGCGAAAAGATATAATCCATTCCGCCCAATGTTTTTACCACACCTCTGCTGTTTAATGTTCCAGGGAGATCGAAAAATATTATGTCGGGTTGAGTTGTTGCTCCGTCGATCAGATTTTCCGCTACATCAATGGCATCTTCGGGCATACTTTTTTCAACCTGGTATGCCTTTCGTTCAAGCGCGGTAAATTGTTTATAGGCCAATTGCTTGTAATAGTTATCTTTCATCACCTGTTCCATATCGCGCTGGCGTATTTCAGCAATACTGTGCTGCGGATAATCACAATCCACCACTGCAATTTCCAGGCCTTTTACATAGTGCAGGTAACTCGACATTAAAACGGTAAAAGCTGTTTTCCCAACACCTCCTTTTTGTGTGCTGAACGCAATAAATAATGTTTCTTTTTCCATGACCTTTGTTTTTTTGATGAGCAAATTATTTCTATAGTTATTCAATCAAATAGAATAATATCTGAATCATTATTCGATTAATGAGCTCTGTAAATCAGTTTATGTTGCAATGTTTAATTAATGAAGTGTTGCATCGTTTCAACGTTGAAATCCTTAAGCTCTTCGTTGTTGTATAATTTAACTACTCAGTTCTTTGCCAAAATCAGTTTTTAAATATTTCGTTTGCAACATGTTTCATTCCCATTTTATTTATTCCGACTAACATATCTCTGCTTACACCAACCATTAAATAATCCATTATTTCCCCGATCAAATGAACAAATAAAAAGCTTTTAAAACCGTGCTTTTTAAAGAGCAGGAAGTACTTGGCCTTCTCTGGCAGCATTTGGCTTATTTCTGTATGATTAGAATTCAAAACGCCCATTTTACCTTTGTTTCCAACAATTTTCAAGAGTAAAAATATGATCGATAAAACGGCTACGCCCTATAACTTTTATTGTAACGCTACAAGGTGTGCACTGGCACACGGCAAGTTGTGTTTTGAGTAACTCAAAACGTTTCGTGTTACACGAAACCACTTGCCCCG
This is a stretch of genomic DNA from uncultured Draconibacterium sp.. It encodes these proteins:
- a CDS encoding ParA family protein, whose product is MEKETLFIAFSTQKGGVGKTAFTVLMSSYLHYVKGLEIAVVDCDYPQHSIAEIRQRDMEQVMKDNYYKQLAYKQFTALERKAYQVEKSMPEDAIDVAENLIDGATTQPDIIFFDLPGTLNSRGVVKTLGGMDYIFSPVSADRVVMESTLKFATMLNENLISVGKSDIKGLYLIWNMVDGREKNELYDVYENVIGELGLNILKTFVPDSKRFRRELTSGHKPVFRSTLFPAHNSLLKGSNLIALADEILETIKQ